The Streptomyces sp. SS1-1 genome has a segment encoding these proteins:
- a CDS encoding helix-turn-helix domain-containing protein, with translation MTVDGEIRRLRSEADEPGWEVDPDDDWGLAVVATVGRQLKLRREAVGMRAAAFGEAVGYGEDMVYKIEAGKRIPRPEFLDVADEVLGAGGLLAAMKEDVRKVRYPKKVRDLAQLEARAVEIGVYECSNIAGLLQTAGHTRALLESWQPAYSPEDLERRVAARIARRCVFDRSPAPALSFVLEESTLRRRVGGTMVRRQQFERLLEVGRFSNVALQVMPMDSAAHPGLSGRIEVLKFEDGTAVGRADGAFSGRPTSDPRQLRVLELRYGTIRALALPPRESLALIERLLGET, from the coding sequence ATGACGGTGGACGGGGAGATCCGGCGGCTCAGGAGCGAGGCCGACGAGCCGGGTTGGGAGGTGGATCCGGACGACGACTGGGGCCTCGCCGTCGTCGCGACCGTGGGGCGGCAGTTGAAGCTGCGCCGGGAGGCGGTCGGGATGCGGGCCGCCGCGTTCGGGGAGGCCGTGGGGTACGGCGAGGACATGGTCTACAAGATCGAGGCCGGGAAGCGGATTCCCCGGCCCGAGTTCCTGGACGTGGCGGACGAGGTGCTGGGCGCCGGCGGGCTGCTCGCCGCGATGAAGGAGGACGTGCGGAAGGTCCGGTATCCCAAGAAGGTGCGGGATCTGGCGCAGTTGGAGGCGCGGGCCGTCGAGATCGGGGTGTACGAGTGCAGCAATATCGCCGGGCTGCTGCAGACCGCCGGACACACGCGGGCGCTGCTGGAATCGTGGCAGCCCGCCTACTCGCCCGAGGACCTGGAACGGCGCGTCGCCGCGCGTATCGCGAGGCGTTGCGTCTTCGACCGCTCACCTGCCCCCGCTCTCAGCTTCGTCCTGGAAGAGTCGACGCTCCGCCGCAGGGTCGGGGGCACAATGGTGCGGCGACAGCAGTTCGAACGCCTGCTGGAGGTCGGCCGGTTCAGCAACGTCGCCCTCCAGGTGATGCCGATGGACAGCGCGGCCCATCCCGGCTTGAGCGGGAGGATCGAAGTGCTGAAGTTCGAGGACGGAACAGCCGTGGGACGCGCCGACGGTGCGTTCAGCGGCCGGCCGACGTCCGACCCGAGGCAGCTCCGCGTTCTCGAACTGCGCTATGGCACCATCCGGGCGCTGGCGCTCCCGCCGCGGGAGTCACTGGCACTCATCGAGCGACTGCTGGGAGAGACATGA
- a CDS encoding helix-turn-helix domain-containing protein has product MDTQNPSAPSRARARYTAHGHPNRRPEPGGGLTHDNTRHTARFTVIGNHLTQHAELSLLAIGLACHIQSLPQGARVDIKSLTLRFPEGATRIAAALRELETHGYLRRERVRAPGGRIVTRTVSCNQPGGRGHEEAPQARRTPAERRPRQLPAVPQPAYPAAELVRRATELLAGLRRHDPRLLLSVHDTAHLAPGVAAWLERDVSPAGVVRALTTDLPDEPLRRPSALLAHRLTAQLPPPPPFVAPSAPPPVRHPLQNCDTCDRAFRSPTPGHCRDCRTSHAAAAAAAAAA; this is encoded by the coding sequence ATGGATACGCAGAACCCTAGCGCGCCTTCGCGTGCCCGGGCCCGCTATACCGCGCACGGCCACCCGAATCGGCGGCCCGAGCCGGGCGGTGGTTTGACCCACGACAACACCCGGCACACCGCGCGCTTCACCGTGATCGGCAACCACCTCACGCAGCACGCCGAGTTGTCGCTCCTCGCGATCGGTCTGGCCTGCCACATCCAGTCGCTGCCCCAGGGCGCCCGCGTCGACATCAAGAGCCTGACCCTCCGGTTCCCCGAGGGCGCCACCCGCATCGCCGCGGCCCTGCGCGAGCTGGAGACCCACGGGTACCTGCGTCGCGAACGCGTCCGTGCCCCCGGCGGCAGGATCGTCACGCGCACGGTCTCCTGCAACCAGCCGGGAGGCCGGGGCCACGAGGAGGCTCCGCAGGCCCGCCGGACGCCCGCCGAACGGCGCCCCCGGCAGCTCCCCGCCGTCCCGCAGCCGGCGTATCCCGCGGCCGAGCTGGTCCGCCGGGCCACCGAGCTGCTGGCCGGCCTGCGCCGCCACGACCCGCGCCTGCTCCTGTCCGTCCACGACACCGCCCATCTGGCCCCCGGCGTCGCCGCCTGGCTGGAGCGGGACGTGAGCCCGGCGGGCGTGGTGCGCGCCCTCACCACCGACCTGCCGGACGAGCCCCTGCGGCGCCCCTCGGCCCTGCTGGCCCACCGCCTCACCGCCCAGCTCCCACCCCCGCCACCGTTCGTGGCCCCGTCCGCGCCCCCACCGGTCCGCCATCCCCTCCAGAACTGCGACACCTGCGACCGGGCCTTCCGCTCACCCACACCAGGACACTGCCGTGACTGCCGTACTTCCCATGCCGCTGCCGCTGCCGCTGCCGCTGCCGCCTGA
- the mshB gene encoding N-acetyl-1-D-myo-inositol-2-amino-2-deoxy-alpha-D-glucopyranoside deacetylase, whose product MTELPARRLLLVHAHPDDESINNGVTMATYAAQGARVTLVTCTLGEHGEVIPAGLRHLTGAALGEYRLGELTAAMRELGVEDFRQLGGPGRYEDSGMMGTADNDDPACLWRADLDEAARALVDVILEVRPQVLVTYDPNGGYGHPDHIQAHRVAMRGAELAAEAGWRIPKIYWNRVPRTAVDEAFARLQADLPGLPFAKAATAADVPGVVEDERVTTVIDGTERAAAAKTAAMRAHATQIEVSGRYFALSNELAQPLLTTEYYELVQGEPVGAPETDLFAGIEETS is encoded by the coding sequence ATGACGGAACTGCCTGCCCGGCGTCTTCTCCTCGTGCACGCGCACCCGGACGACGAGTCGATCAACAACGGCGTCACCATGGCCACGTACGCGGCCCAGGGGGCGCGGGTCACGCTGGTCACCTGCACCCTCGGGGAGCACGGCGAGGTCATCCCCGCCGGGCTGCGCCATCTGACCGGTGCCGCGCTGGGCGAGTACCGCCTCGGCGAGCTGACCGCCGCGATGCGCGAGCTCGGCGTCGAGGACTTCCGTCAGCTCGGCGGTCCGGGGCGTTACGAGGACTCCGGGATGATGGGCACCGCCGACAACGACGACCCGGCGTGCCTGTGGCGGGCGGACCTCGACGAGGCGGCCCGCGCGCTCGTGGACGTCATCCTGGAGGTACGCCCCCAGGTCCTCGTCACCTACGACCCGAACGGCGGCTACGGGCACCCCGACCACATCCAGGCCCACCGCGTCGCCATGCGCGGCGCCGAGCTGGCCGCCGAGGCCGGCTGGCGCATCCCCAAGATCTACTGGAACCGCGTCCCGCGCACCGCCGTGGACGAGGCGTTCGCCCGGCTCCAGGCGGACCTGCCCGGCCTGCCGTTCGCCAAGGCCGCCACGGCCGCCGACGTGCCGGGCGTCGTCGAGGACGAGCGCGTCACCACCGTGATCGACGGCACCGAGCGCGCCGCCGCCGCCAAGACCGCCGCCATGCGGGCGCACGCCACCCAGATCGAGGTGTCCGGCCGGTACTTCGCGCTGTCCAACGAGCTGGCCCAGCCCCTGCTCACCACCGAGTACTACGAGCTGGTCCAGGGGGAGCCCGTCGGCGCCCCCGAGACCGACCTGTTCGCGGGGATCGAGGAGACGTCATGA
- a CDS encoding DUF6113 family protein — MSSMLARPLKGPSAPRVLAYLGLLVLGALVGIAGALVQPAWFPGGLLLALAGEAGLMLGAARATGSRGGAVAAAAGWAVTVILLTASRPEGDFVFGTGASAYLFLLGGMAVAVICATLAPLRQPGGDGVRLGK; from the coding sequence ATGAGTTCGATGCTCGCCCGGCCGCTCAAGGGCCCGTCCGCGCCCCGCGTCCTCGCCTACCTCGGGCTCCTCGTGCTCGGCGCCCTGGTCGGGATCGCCGGCGCGCTGGTGCAGCCCGCCTGGTTCCCGGGCGGCCTGCTGCTCGCGCTCGCGGGGGAGGCCGGGCTGATGCTCGGCGCCGCCCGCGCCACGGGCAGCCGGGGCGGGGCCGTCGCCGCCGCCGCGGGCTGGGCGGTCACCGTCATCCTGCTCACCGCCAGCCGCCCCGAGGGCGACTTCGTCTTCGGCACGGGAGCCTCCGCCTACCTCTTCTTGCTCGGAGGGATGGCCGTGGCTGTGATCTGCGCCACCCTCGCCCCGCTACGGCAACCGGGTGGCGACGGGGTCCGACTTGGCAAGTGA
- a CDS encoding ABC transporter ATP-binding protein, translating into MTTTAVETAAAVAGFDRVTKTYGDVRAVDGLTLALHPGETVALLGPNGAGKSTTLDLLLGLKRPDSGTVSVLGTDPRAAIVAGRVGAMLQSGGLMEEVTVAELVSLACSLHPRPYPVSEVLARAGVTQIADRKVDKLSGGQAQRVRFALATAGDSDLIVLDEPTTGMDVTARQAFWATMREQADRGRTVLFATHYLEEADAIADRVLVLHRGRLLADGTAAEIKARAGARRISFDLEGPVDADALRALPSLTRCDVSGQTVRMQSADADATVHALYGLGLYPRNLEVAGLGLEQAFVAITAAEEARPS; encoded by the coding sequence ATGACAACGACAGCCGTGGAAACGGCCGCCGCGGTGGCCGGCTTCGACCGGGTGACCAAGACCTACGGGGACGTACGCGCCGTCGACGGACTGACGCTCGCGCTGCACCCGGGGGAGACCGTCGCCCTGCTCGGCCCGAACGGGGCCGGCAAGTCCACCACCCTCGACCTGCTCCTCGGCCTCAAGCGGCCCGACAGCGGCACGGTCAGCGTCCTCGGCACCGACCCGCGCGCGGCGATCGTCGCGGGCCGCGTGGGCGCCATGCTCCAGAGCGGCGGACTCATGGAGGAGGTCACCGTCGCCGAACTGGTGAGCCTGGCCTGCTCGCTGCACCCGCGGCCGTACCCCGTCTCCGAGGTCCTCGCCCGCGCCGGTGTCACCCAGATCGCCGACCGCAAGGTCGACAAGCTCTCCGGCGGGCAGGCGCAGCGCGTCCGGTTCGCCCTCGCCACGGCCGGCGACAGCGACCTGATCGTCCTCGACGAGCCCACCACCGGCATGGACGTCACCGCCCGCCAGGCGTTCTGGGCGACCATGCGCGAGCAGGCCGACCGGGGCCGCACGGTCCTGTTCGCCACGCACTACCTGGAGGAGGCCGACGCCATCGCGGACCGCGTCCTGGTGCTGCACCGGGGCCGGCTCCTCGCGGACGGCACCGCCGCCGAGATCAAGGCGAGGGCGGGCGCCCGCCGGATCTCCTTCGACCTGGAGGGGCCGGTCGACGCGGACGCGCTGCGGGCGCTGCCCTCCCTGACCCGCTGCGACGTCTCCGGGCAGACCGTGCGCATGCAGTCCGCCGACGCCGACGCGACCGTGCACGCCCTGTACGGCCTCGGCCTGTACCCCCGCAATCTCGAAGTCGCCGGGCTCGGCCTGGAGCAGGCGTTCGTCGCCATCACCGCCGCCGAGGAGGCCCGCCCGTCATGA
- a CDS encoding ABC transporter permease: protein MNALIRLELARALRNRKSLFFSVAYPSILFLLIAGTADSTTKVDGTGLTLPTYMMVSMASFGALTAVLMGNSERIAKERENGWVRQLRLTPLPGRGYVLAKTASAAVVSLPAIVMVFLVAAVGKDVRLDAWQWLALTGAIWAGSLVFAALGVAIGYLATGDAVRPITMITYFGLSILGGLWMPTTTFPGWLQDIAEWVPTRAYAALGQAIEQNQAPHAGDIALLAVFFALFSGGAAWLYRKDTLKA from the coding sequence ATGAACGCCCTGATCCGCCTCGAACTCGCCCGCGCCCTGCGCAACCGCAAGTCGCTGTTCTTCTCGGTGGCGTACCCGTCGATCCTGTTCCTGCTGATCGCGGGCACCGCCGACAGCACCACGAAGGTCGACGGCACCGGACTGACCCTGCCGACCTACATGATGGTCTCGATGGCGTCCTTCGGCGCCCTGACGGCCGTCCTCATGGGCAACAGCGAACGCATCGCCAAGGAGCGGGAGAACGGCTGGGTACGGCAGTTGCGGCTCACCCCGCTGCCCGGCCGCGGGTACGTCCTCGCCAAGACGGCGAGCGCAGCCGTGGTCAGCCTGCCCGCGATCGTGATGGTCTTCCTCGTCGCCGCCGTCGGCAAGGACGTGCGCCTGGACGCCTGGCAGTGGCTCGCCCTCACCGGGGCGATCTGGGCCGGCAGCCTGGTCTTCGCCGCGCTCGGCGTCGCCATCGGCTACCTCGCGACCGGTGACGCGGTCCGCCCGATCACGATGATCACCTACTTCGGGCTGTCCATCCTGGGCGGCCTGTGGATGCCGACCACCACCTTCCCGGGCTGGCTCCAGGACATCGCCGAGTGGGTCCCCACGCGCGCGTACGCTGCACTGGGTCAGGCCATCGAACAGAACCAGGCCCCGCACGCCGGGGACATCGCCCTCCTCGCCGTGTTCTTCGCGCTGTTCAGCGGCGGCGCGGCCTGGCTGTACCGAAAGGACACGCTGAAGGCGTGA
- a CDS encoding sensor histidine kinase has protein sequence MSSVGMGQRPQNRRQQVVKFLWIGIWLAYLGAPVDDLLHGGHSDGVVVLGWIGLAAFVAWYFALVFRAGRGEHNAVVLGSVAVLATQSTVLSLTLGAQWLVLFVYVAISAGAALPFRLARWTIPAVSALLTGCAFLVPDGRSFLTGLLFPALLGGFSMTGVRELIRTTIELREARATVARLAANEERLRLARDLHDLLGHSLSLITLKSELAGRMLPGHPDKAAQQVADIEQVSRQALVDVRAAVAGYRKPRLLEELAGAKVALTAAGITAELPAEPDLAGVPEDSETALAWALREAVTNVVRHSGARRCTVELLRRQTLDGPLVELAVEDDGQGAPGGAPGHGLTGLTERLAQAGGTLEAGRTRGGFRLIARAPATGVPADVGSGA, from the coding sequence GTGAGCAGCGTCGGCATGGGGCAACGCCCGCAGAACCGCAGACAGCAGGTCGTCAAGTTCCTCTGGATCGGCATCTGGCTCGCCTACCTGGGCGCGCCGGTCGACGACCTGCTCCACGGAGGCCACAGCGACGGGGTCGTGGTCCTCGGCTGGATCGGCCTGGCCGCCTTCGTCGCCTGGTACTTCGCGCTGGTCTTCCGCGCCGGACGCGGCGAGCACAACGCCGTCGTCCTCGGCTCCGTGGCGGTGCTCGCCACCCAGTCGACCGTGCTCAGCCTGACCCTGGGCGCGCAGTGGCTCGTGCTCTTCGTGTACGTGGCCATCTCCGCGGGCGCCGCCCTGCCGTTCCGTCTGGCCCGCTGGACGATCCCGGCCGTGTCCGCCCTGCTGACCGGCTGCGCGTTCCTGGTGCCGGACGGCAGGTCCTTCCTGACCGGGCTGCTCTTCCCGGCCCTGCTCGGCGGCTTCTCCATGACCGGCGTGCGCGAACTGATCCGCACGACGATAGAGCTGCGGGAGGCCCGCGCCACGGTCGCCCGGCTCGCCGCCAACGAGGAGCGGCTGCGGCTCGCCCGCGACCTGCACGACCTGCTCGGCCACTCGCTGTCCCTGATCACGCTGAAGAGCGAGCTGGCCGGCCGGATGCTCCCCGGCCACCCCGACAAGGCGGCCCAGCAGGTCGCCGACATCGAACAGGTCAGCCGGCAGGCGCTCGTCGACGTCCGGGCCGCCGTCGCGGGCTACCGCAAGCCCCGGCTCCTGGAGGAACTGGCGGGCGCCAAGGTCGCGTTGACGGCGGCCGGCATCACCGCCGAGCTCCCCGCCGAACCGGACCTCGCCGGCGTCCCCGAGGACAGCGAGACGGCCTTGGCCTGGGCGCTGCGCGAGGCCGTCACCAACGTCGTACGGCACAGCGGCGCCCGGCGCTGCACCGTGGAGCTCCTGCGCCGCCAGACGCTGGACGGCCCCCTCGTGGAACTCGCCGTGGAGGACGACGGTCAGGGCGCTCCGGGCGGCGCCCCGGGCCACGGTCTGACCGGGCTCACGGAACGCCTGGCCCAGGCCGGCGGCACCCTGGAGGCGGGCCGCACCCGGGGCGGTTTCCGCCTGATCGCCCGGGCCCCGGCCACGGGTGTCCCGGCGGACGTAGGATCCGGCGCATGA
- a CDS encoding response regulator transcription factor, which yields MSQTIKVLLAEDQSMVREALAALLGLEDDIEVVAQVARGDEVLAAARAHDVDVALLDIEMPGATGIEAAALVHAELPAVKLVVLTTFGRPGYLRSAMESGADAFLVKDAPAAQLADAIRKVLAGERVIDPTLAAAALAEGANPLTDREREVLRAAEDGSTNAELAAALHLSQGTVRNYLSTAIQKLAARNRAEAVRIAREKGWL from the coding sequence ATGAGCCAGACGATCAAGGTCCTCCTCGCCGAGGACCAGTCCATGGTGCGCGAGGCCCTGGCCGCCCTGCTCGGCCTGGAGGACGACATCGAGGTGGTCGCCCAGGTGGCCCGCGGCGACGAGGTGCTGGCCGCGGCCCGCGCGCACGACGTGGACGTGGCCCTCCTCGACATCGAGATGCCGGGCGCGACCGGCATCGAGGCGGCCGCCCTCGTGCACGCCGAACTGCCCGCCGTGAAGCTGGTCGTCCTCACCACGTTCGGCCGCCCCGGCTACCTCCGCAGCGCCATGGAGTCCGGCGCCGACGCGTTCCTCGTCAAGGACGCCCCGGCGGCCCAACTGGCCGACGCGATCAGGAAGGTGCTGGCGGGGGAGCGGGTCATCGACCCCACCCTCGCCGCGGCGGCCCTCGCCGAGGGCGCCAACCCGCTCACCGACCGCGAGCGGGAGGTGCTGCGCGCCGCGGAGGACGGCTCCACCAACGCCGAACTCGCGGCGGCCCTGCACCTGTCGCAGGGCACCGTCCGCAACTACCTGTCGACGGCGATCCAGAAGCTGGCGGCCCGCAACCGCGCCGAGGCGGTGCGCATAGCGAGGGAGAAGGGCTGGCTGTAG
- a CDS encoding transglutaminase-like domain-containing protein yields MPPLHPPTPERSAELRRRFAEEARSERPDLSALCLLIGAEADGELDEAGMDAAQLELDELAGRLPYRPGGPRAWAVALRELLGERYGFRGCAADYERLESSLLHQVLLRRRGLPILLSVVWMEVARRAGAPVYGVALPGHFVVGFGPAGEQVLADPFDGGRVLTGSDAEVLVAGATGAPLDPSMLTPADPLEVVTRILNNVRAWAAARPERTDVALWAVELSLLLPAHPARLRFERGKLLVLRGDFVRGAVELEEYAELIDVVDEGAAEKVRAEARAARALLN; encoded by the coding sequence ATGCCTCCCCTGCATCCCCCGACTCCCGAGCGCTCCGCCGAGCTGCGGCGGCGGTTCGCCGAGGAGGCGCGGTCCGAGCGGCCCGACCTCTCCGCGCTCTGCCTGCTCATCGGGGCCGAGGCGGACGGGGAGCTGGACGAGGCGGGCATGGACGCCGCGCAACTGGAGCTGGACGAGCTGGCGGGCCGGCTGCCGTACCGGCCGGGCGGGCCGCGCGCCTGGGCGGTGGCGCTGCGCGAACTGCTCGGCGAGCGGTACGGGTTCCGTGGCTGCGCGGCGGACTACGAGCGGCTGGAGTCGTCGCTGTTGCACCAGGTGCTGCTGCGGCGCAGGGGGCTGCCGATCCTGCTGTCGGTGGTGTGGATGGAGGTGGCCCGGCGGGCCGGGGCCCCGGTGTACGGGGTCGCGCTGCCCGGGCACTTCGTCGTCGGGTTCGGCCCGGCCGGGGAGCAGGTGCTGGCCGACCCGTTCGACGGGGGGCGGGTGCTGACCGGTTCCGACGCGGAGGTGCTGGTGGCCGGGGCCACGGGGGCGCCGCTGGACCCGTCGATGCTGACGCCGGCCGATCCGCTGGAGGTCGTGACGCGCATCCTCAACAACGTGCGCGCGTGGGCCGCGGCCCGGCCCGAGCGGACGGACGTGGCGCTGTGGGCGGTGGAGCTGTCGCTGCTGCTGCCGGCGCACCCGGCCCGGCTGCGGTTCGAGCGGGGCAAGCTGCTGGTGCTGCGCGGCGACTTCGTGCGGGGGGCCGTGGAGCTGGAGGAGTACGCCGAGCTGATCGACGTGGTGGACGAGGGGGCCGCGGAGAAGGTGCGCGCGGAGGCCCGCGCCGCCCGGGCCCTGCTCAACTGA
- a CDS encoding GNAT family N-acetyltransferase — protein MEISATGRLEVRITAADVGKRVSVRRLADPAGSGEKFTDTVGVLASWDDGVLLITRKSGETVHIPEASLVAGKVVPAAPARRRGPAATYEELARVAARAWRPVESERLGGWELRAAAGFTRRANSVLPMGDPGLPLDDALDAVRRWYADRGLPAYLQTATGAEGTQERLCAELERRGWEREVTAELWIGALAPVADRHEGSGVVLSREADEAWLARYQRKGVSDVALKVLGSGPSVWFASVPAGDGEAPAAIGRCVVDGRWAGFSAVEVDPAMRRRGLARRVMAALSARALEEGASAAWLQVETDNTGARGLYAGMGFAAHHAYHHYRSA, from the coding sequence GTGGAAATCTCTGCGACGGGACGCCTTGAGGTCCGTATCACCGCTGCTGACGTGGGCAAACGGGTCTCCGTACGCCGCCTGGCCGATCCCGCTGGTTCGGGTGAGAAGTTCACCGACACGGTGGGCGTGCTCGCATCGTGGGACGACGGTGTGCTGCTGATCACACGGAAGAGTGGTGAGACCGTCCACATTCCGGAAGCCTCACTGGTCGCCGGGAAGGTGGTGCCGGCCGCTCCGGCCCGCCGCCGGGGTCCCGCCGCGACCTACGAGGAGCTCGCGCGTGTCGCCGCGCGCGCGTGGCGGCCGGTGGAGAGCGAGCGGCTCGGCGGCTGGGAGCTGCGGGCCGCCGCCGGCTTCACCCGCCGCGCCAACTCGGTCCTGCCGATGGGCGATCCCGGGCTGCCGCTGGACGACGCGCTCGACGCCGTGCGCCGCTGGTACGCCGACCGGGGCCTGCCCGCCTACCTGCAGACCGCGACCGGCGCCGAGGGCACCCAGGAGCGGCTGTGCGCGGAGCTGGAGCGGCGCGGCTGGGAGCGCGAGGTGACCGCCGAGCTGTGGATCGGGGCGCTCGCCCCGGTCGCCGACCGGCACGAGGGCTCCGGAGTGGTGCTGAGCCGGGAAGCGGACGAGGCTTGGCTTGCGCGGTATCAGCGCAAGGGAGTGAGCGACGTGGCCCTGAAGGTGCTGGGCAGCGGCCCGTCGGTGTGGTTCGCGTCCGTCCCCGCCGGGGACGGCGAGGCGCCCGCCGCGATCGGGCGCTGTGTCGTGGACGGCCGGTGGGCCGGGTTCTCGGCGGTCGAGGTCGATCCGGCCATGCGGCGGAGGGGGCTGGCCCGCCGGGTGATGGCCGCGCTGTCGGCGCGGGCCCTGGAGGAGGGCGCGTCGGCGGCCTGGCTCCAGGTCGAGACGGACAACACGGGCGCGCGCGGCCTGTACGCCGGGATGGGCTTCGCCGCGCACCACGCGTACCACCACTACCGATCCGCCTGA
- the fdxA gene encoding ferredoxin: protein MTYVIAQPCVDVKDKACIEECPVDCIYEGQRSLYIHPDECVDCGACEPVCPVEAIFYEDDTPEEWKDYYKANVEFFDELGSPGGASKLGLIERDHPFIAALPPQNG from the coding sequence GTGACCTACGTCATCGCGCAGCCTTGTGTCGACGTCAAGGACAAGGCGTGCATCGAGGAGTGCCCGGTCGACTGCATCTACGAGGGCCAGCGGTCCTTGTACATCCACCCGGACGAATGCGTCGACTGCGGTGCCTGTGAGCCGGTCTGCCCGGTCGAGGCGATCTTCTACGAGGACGACACTCCGGAGGAGTGGAAGGACTACTACAAGGCGAACGTCGAGTTCTTCGACGAGCTCGGCTCCCCCGGCGGCGCCAGCAAGCTCGGTCTGATCGAGCGGGACCACCCCTTCATCGCCGCGCTGCCGCCGCAGAACGGGTAA
- a CDS encoding bifunctional succinyldiaminopimelate transaminase/glutamate-prephenate aminotransferase, with translation MSAVSDRLPTFPWDKLEPYKKTAAAHPDGIVDLSVGTPVDPVPELIQKALMDAADSPGYPTVWGTPALRDAITGWVERRLGAREVTHRHVLPIVGSKELVAWLPTQLGLGPGDRVAYPRLAYPTYEVGARLARAGYEVYDDPTELDPRGLKLLWLNSPSNPTGKVLSKRELTRIVAWAREHGVLVFSDECYLELGWEAEPVSVLHPDVNGGSYDGLVAVHSLSKRSNLAGYRAAFLAGDPAVLAPLLEIRKHGGMMTSAPTQAAVVAALGDDEHVHVQRERYAARRAALRTALEGHGFRIEHSEASLYLWATRDESCWSTVAHLAERGVLVAPGDFYGEAGARHVRVAFTATDERVRAAVERLA, from the coding sequence GTGTCCGCAGTCTCCGACCGCCTCCCGACCTTCCCCTGGGACAAGCTGGAGCCGTACAAGAAGACGGCCGCGGCGCATCCGGACGGCATCGTCGACCTCTCCGTCGGCACCCCGGTCGACCCGGTCCCCGAGCTGATCCAGAAGGCGCTGATGGACGCGGCGGACTCCCCGGGCTACCCCACGGTGTGGGGCACCCCGGCGCTGCGTGACGCGATCACGGGCTGGGTGGAGCGCCGGCTCGGCGCCCGCGAGGTCACCCACCGGCACGTCCTGCCGATCGTCGGCTCCAAGGAACTGGTCGCCTGGCTCCCCACGCAGCTGGGCCTGGGCCCCGGCGACCGGGTGGCGTACCCGCGCCTGGCCTACCCGACGTACGAGGTGGGCGCGCGCCTGGCCCGCGCCGGGTACGAGGTGTACGACGACCCGACCGAGCTGGACCCGCGCGGGCTGAAGCTGCTCTGGCTGAACTCGCCGTCCAACCCCACCGGCAAGGTCCTCTCGAAGCGGGAGCTGACCCGGATCGTCGCCTGGGCCCGCGAGCACGGCGTGCTGGTCTTCTCCGACGAGTGCTACCTGGAGCTGGGCTGGGAGGCCGAGCCGGTCTCCGTCCTGCACCCGGACGTCAACGGCGGCTCGTACGACGGCCTGGTCGCCGTGCACTCGCTGTCCAAGCGCTCCAACCTCGCCGGGTACCGCGCCGCGTTCCTGGCGGGCGACCCGGCCGTGCTGGCGCCGCTGCTGGAGATCCGCAAGCACGGCGGCATGATGACGTCCGCGCCGACCCAGGCGGCCGTGGTGGCGGCCCTGGGCGACGACGAGCACGTCCACGTCCAGCGCGAGCGCTACGCGGCCCGCCGCGCCGCCCTGCGCACGGCCCTGGAGGGCCACGGCTTCCGGATCGAGCACAGCGAGGCGAGCCTGTACCTGTGGGCCACGCGGGACGAGTCCTGCTGGTCGACGGTGGCGCACCTCGCCGAACGCGGCGTCCTGGTGGCGCCCGGCGACTTCTACGGCGAGGCCGGCGCCCGGCATGTGCGGGTGGCGTTCACGGCCACCGACGAGCGGGTGCGGGCCGCGGTCGAGCGGCTGGCCTGA
- a CDS encoding ATP-binding protein, whose translation MTLPLTRRIARAALIVAAGAAAGVGAAGSASAAPELPDASKLGGLSALDGSSVVDGAAQNATGLASGAVDSAVDQALPTATQTGDKVTKKGTKAAKKAGGKVTKTGGKVAKKAAPAAQQTAGGVAGSVGTVLGDTAGAATQGGLPATGSLPVQGLPIG comes from the coding sequence ATGACCCTCCCCCTGACCCGCCGGATCGCCCGTGCCGCGCTGATCGTCGCTGCGGGAGCGGCTGCCGGGGTCGGTGCGGCCGGCTCCGCCAGCGCGGCCCCCGAACTGCCCGACGCGTCCAAGCTCGGCGGGCTCTCCGCCCTCGACGGCTCGAGCGTCGTCGACGGTGCCGCCCAGAACGCCACCGGGCTCGCGAGCGGTGCCGTCGACAGCGCGGTCGACCAGGCCCTGCCGACGGCCACGCAGACCGGCGACAAGGTCACCAAGAAGGGCACGAAGGCCGCCAAGAAGGCCGGCGGCAAGGTGACGAAGACCGGCGGCAAGGTCGCGAAGAAGGCCGCTCCGGCGGCCCAGCAGACCGCGGGCGGCGTGGCCGGGTCGGTCGGCACCGTCCTCGGCGACACCGCGGGTGCCGCCACGCAGGGCGGGCTGCCCGCCACCGGCTCGCTGCCGGTGCAGGGCCTGCCGATCGGCTGA